One Mobula birostris isolate sMobBir1 chromosome 4, sMobBir1.hap1, whole genome shotgun sequence DNA window includes the following coding sequences:
- the pid1 gene encoding PTB-containing, cubilin and LRP1-interacting protein isoform X2, which yields MSKMEYFNVRYLGKVVMKGTQFTSGCTEKSVVELWEKHTLDQEDISSTNAILEIRPFQVRLHHLDSKREAAVQMDTFQVARIAYCTADHEVSTNIFAWLYREINDDLSYQIDCHAVECGSKLEAKKLAHAMMEAFKKTFTSMKNDGKIQNSSSSEEAESAASDDG from the coding sequence GTTAGGTACTTAGGAAAAGTGGTCATGAAGGGGACACAGTTTACGTCAGGATGCACCGAAAAGTCAGTTGTTGAGTTGTGGGAGAAACACACATTGGATCAAGAAGACATATCATCAACCAATGCCATTTTAGAGATCCGCCCATTCCAAGTCCGTCTCCACCATTTGGATTCAAAGAGGGAGGCAGCAGTGCAGATGGATACTTTCCAGGTGGCACGCATTGCCTATTGCACAGCAGATCATGAGGTCAGCACCAACATCTTCGCTTGGCTTTATAGGGAGATCAATGATGATTTGTCCTATCAGATAGATTGCCATGCGGTTGAATGCGGGAGTAAGCTCGAAGCCAAAAAACTAGCACATGCCATGATGGAGGCCTTCAAGAAGACCTTCACCAGCATGAAGAATGATGGGAAAATCCAGAACAGCAGCTCTTCTGAGGAAGCAGAGTCTGCAGCATCAGATGATGGCTGA